The DNA segment CAAATGGAGTCTTATCTTCAGGAGATTGGACGTGCAGGGCGAGATGGCAGTCCTAGTATTGCGATTCTCCTATATTCTCCAGGTGATGAACAACTACCAATTCAGCTTGCGGAGGGTGAGCTTCCATCAGTACAGCAAATAGATTGGTTGTTCCAGCAAATTATGCAAACCCAACAGTTAGACAATGGTGGAATTAATCTCCATAGTGACTTAAGAGATTACGGAGGCTTTACTGAGATACAGTGGAGAATACTTGAGGAGTTAATACACCATAGATATAAACCGGGTATCAGTATTAACACTTTACGAGATACAATTTCAGAGTTTGTTAAAGAAAGAATAAGAATCAAAAAAAGTAATATTTTTCAAATGAGAAAATGGATTGAATCAACGACGTGCAGGCGTGAATTAATCCTGGAATATTTTGAAGAAACACTCACCTCCAAGGTTTCATTATGCTGCGATAGATGTGGGATTCATCTAGAGAGCTATGAATCAAACGGAAAGCTTTCATTAGGAAGACACAGTGAGGGAGACTGGAAGGATTATTTAGCCAAAATTTTATTAAATAGCGAGATGAGTGAATGAAAGAGAAGTATAACGAATTAATCGCCAGCTTAACTGATAAAGAGCTACTTAAACATTTATATTTAACACAGGTCATTCTTTTAGTCATTTCTTTCATTTTAGGGCTATTTTTATTTGACCATTTTTCTTATCTAAAGTCTTTTGATTTAATGGATCGGAACATAATTGTAATAGGTATTCCTGCAGGTGTGGCAGTAGTCATCATAGATATAATATTAATGAGAATTTTGCCTTCTTCTTTTTATGATGATGGGGGATTGAATGAAAGAATTTTTAAGAATAAATCGGTCCCTCATATCTTTTTCATTGCGGCATTTGTAGCATTTAGTGAAGAATTACTTTTTAGAGGGATTATACAAACAAAGGTTGGACTACTATTTGCCAGTATTATTTTTGCTATCATTCATTATCGATACCTTTTTAATTGGTTCTTGTTTTTAAATATTATTGTCCTTAGCTTTTTAATCGGAAGTATTTATGCTTTTACAAATAACTTAGTTGTTACAATTACTATGCATTTTGTCATTGATTTTCTCTTAGGTATATATATAAAATTTAAACGTTCACCAATTGATGTCCAACATGAGGGGGGTCTCCATGAATAAAGAAGAACCATATAGGGACCAAGCGGAAAGGTTAAAACAACGAATCCAAAAAATAAATGAAAAAGTGGAGTACGGTGATGAATTACCACCACGAGAACAAATCCATCGGCAAAAAAAGAAGAAAACAAAATGGAAGCTAAGATTTCCTGTGATTCGATTATTAGTCGTATGCTTTATCCTTTTACCTATTATTATCTTTAGTGTTATTTCATATCGTGATAACGGTAAAAAAATCTTAGGTACAGAAAAAACCTCAAGCGATTCTATCGGATATGAAACCATTAATCTCGACAATAATGAAGATGAAAGCAAGGCGGATTCTGTAAAAACTGAGGATCATATTCAAAACGATTCAAATGTGAGTAGTCCTAAGGAACAAAGTGAAGTTCCTTTGGTAGAAGAGAAATCAACCGATGATAGTAGTCAGCAACCCACCCAGAGTGTGCCTGCTAGTTCTAATAAAGCCCCGGGTGATCAACAACAAACAGATAAAAACAGTAGTACACAAACAGTAACAAAAAAGACAGAGCCCACTGTAAGAGTAAAATATCATAAGGTCCAGCCTGGTGAGGGTCTATTTCGAATTGCAATGGATTATTACCAGTCTCAAAAAGGGATAGACATTATTAAAAAGGCGAACAATTTAACCAGTGAAAATATTTATGCTGGTCAAGTGTTAAAAATCCCATTAAACAACTAACCGATCATCCTTTGGTCGGTTTTTTTATGGAAAAAAACATATTGTGAAGGACAAGTTCATAAGTATATATGGAGAAATGGAGGGATAAGAATGGATTCTCCAATCCAATTACTTGAACATACCGACCAAGCAACTAAACAAATGTTAGAAAACGTGAGAAAACGGAAAAAAAAGTTTGATGATACAAAACTATGGCATTATATTTCGATATATGCGACTCTTTCCCTTGCTTTAATCTTTATGGCGTATTTTTATTTTACGATTTATCTGCATTTTTCTTATTCTTTTTTAGCTGTATTATCCGCAACTATCAATGATTCATTCAGTGTGTCGCTTTTATCAATCGTGCTTATTGGACTAGGGTCCATGAATGTGTTAAAACAACAAAAAGAGAAGAAGGAAAAGGAATATCAGGAACTAAGATGTGAAATTGTCGATCGGAGCAAAGATTTATGGAAAAAGGAAGATGAATGGAAGAATCGTCATGTTGTGTTTGAAACTATGAAGAAAAAATACGATATTAACCTCTACCACGAAAAAAAATAAGAAGCAGAGTCGTTTCTGCTTCTTATTTTCATTAGGCTGTGTTAACGAACAATATTGATTTTTACACCCTGTTGATTGGAGCGGAAGGCACGAAGACTCCTGTGGGAGTATGGTTCAGGGGAGCCCCCGCAGGCGCATGCGCCGAGGAGGCTCGCCGAAACACCCACGGAAAGCGAAGTGCCTGGAGCGGAAATCAACAGGCAAGTTTAACAAAGCCTTTCATTAAAAAAATTTTTTCTTGTCGCGTTCTTCCTTTAATATCTCCACAGCTTCACGGAAGCGAAGGGAGTGAATAATCTCACGTTCACGTAAAAATCGAAGACTATCATTAATATCCGGATCATCACTTATGTTTATTAACCATTGATAAGTAGCCCGTGCCTTTTCTTCTGCCGCAATATCCTCGTATAAGTCAGCAATAGGATCTCCTTTAGCCGTAATATATGTTGCTGTCCACGGTACTCCCGCAGCATTATGATAGTACAAGGCACTGTCATGATCGACATAATGTTCCCCTAGTCCAGCGGCTTTTAATTGCTCTGGTGTTGCATCTTTCGTTAATTTATAGACCATTGTAGCAATCATTTCGAGGTGAGCAAATTCTTCTGTTCCGATATCTGTAAGAAGCCCAATTACCTTATCAGGAATAGTATATCTTTGGTTTAAGTACCGGAGGGCAGCGGCAAGTTCTCCATCTGCACCTCCATATTGCTCAATTAAATACTTTGCTAATGTTGGATTACATGTGCTCACTCGTACAGGGTATTGAAGTTTTTTTTCGTAAATCCACATGA comes from the Neobacillus sp. PS2-9 genome and includes:
- a CDS encoding LysM peptidoglycan-binding domain-containing protein, encoding MNKEEPYRDQAERLKQRIQKINEKVEYGDELPPREQIHRQKKKKTKWKLRFPVIRLLVVCFILLPIIIFSVISYRDNGKKILGTEKTSSDSIGYETINLDNNEDESKADSVKTEDHIQNDSNVSSPKEQSEVPLVEEKSTDDSSQQPTQSVPASSNKAPGDQQQTDKNSSTQTVTKKTEPTVRVKYHKVQPGEGLFRIAMDYYQSQKGIDIIKKANNLTSENIYAGQVLKIPLNN
- the cotJC gene encoding spore coat protein CotJC; the protein is MWIYEKKLQYPVRVSTCNPTLAKYLIEQYGGADGELAAALRYLNQRYTIPDKVIGLLTDIGTEEFAHLEMIATMVYKLTKDATPEQLKAAGLGEHYVDHDSALYYHNAAGVPWTATYITAKGDPIADLYEDIAAEEKARATYQWLINISDDPDINDSLRFLREREIIHSLRFREAVEILKEERDKKKFF
- a CDS encoding CPBP family intramembrane glutamic endopeptidase, whose protein sequence is MKEKYNELIASLTDKELLKHLYLTQVILLVISFILGLFLFDHFSYLKSFDLMDRNIIVIGIPAGVAVVIIDIILMRILPSSFYDDGGLNERIFKNKSVPHIFFIAAFVAFSEELLFRGIIQTKVGLLFASIIFAIIHYRYLFNWFLFLNIIVLSFLIGSIYAFTNNLVVTITMHFVIDFLLGIYIKFKRSPIDVQHEGGLHE
- a CDS encoding DUF2663 family protein yields the protein MDSPIQLLEHTDQATKQMLENVRKRKKKFDDTKLWHYISIYATLSLALIFMAYFYFTIYLHFSYSFLAVLSATINDSFSVSLLSIVLIGLGSMNVLKQQKEKKEKEYQELRCEIVDRSKDLWKKEDEWKNRHVVFETMKKKYDINLYHEKK